One region of Camelina sativa cultivar DH55 chromosome 6, Cs, whole genome shotgun sequence genomic DNA includes:
- the LOC104792947 gene encoding autophagy-related protein 18c-like isoform X3 codes for MWCSIVKDRIRMSSTVSNPQGVLQPGGYGGHDSRSNSTSGSFVGPDSESNENEEAELVSVSWNQDSSCFAAGTSHGFRIYNCEPFKETFRRELKNGGFKIVEMLFRSNILALVGGGPKSQYPSNKVLIWDDHQSRCISEFAFRSEIRSVKLRRDRIVVVLEHKIYVYNFMDLRLLHQIETQANPRGLCCLSHHSNTSVLACPGLHRGEIRVEHFGLNMVQIINAHDSSIACMTLTLDGLLLATASTKGTLIRIFNTMDGTRLQEVRRGVDRADIYSIALSPNVQWLAVSSDKGTVHIFSLRVRVVGEDSHSTENAALLTQQTYSNSLQGLVSPTTELLLEQRKTPNHC; via the exons ATGTGGTGTAGTATTGTAAAGGATCGAATAAGAATGAGTTCAACTGTTTCGAATCCCCAAGGGGTTCTGCAACCGGGTGGTTATGGTGGTCATGACTCCAGAAGTAACAGCACTTCTGGCTCTTTTGTGGGTCCGGATTCAGAATCTAATGAAAACGAAGAAGCGGAGTTGGTTTCTGTCTCTTGGAACCAGGATTCAAGTTGTTTTGCTGCTGGAACAAGTCATGGTTTTCGTATTTATAACTGTGAGCCTTTCAAGGAAACTTTTAGGCGTGAGCTGAAGAATGGCGGGTTTAAAATTGTGGAGATGCTTTTCCGAAGCAATATATTGGCGCTTGTTGGTGGTGGACCTAAGTCTCAGTACCCTTCAAACAAAGTACTGATTTGGGATGATCATCAGAGCCGCTGCATCAGTGAATTTGCATTTCGGTCTGAGATTCGTTCGGTGAAACTAAGAAGGGATCGGAtcgttgttgttcttgaacatAAGATATATGTTTACAATTTTATGGACCTAAGACTTCTTCATCAGATTGAAACTCAAGCAAATCCAAGAGGTTTATGTTGCCTTTCTCATCATTCAAATACATCTGTGCTGGCTTGCCCTGGTCTTCATCGAGGAGAGATTCGAGTTGAACATTTTGGGCTTAACATGGTGCAAATCATAAATGCTCATGATTCCAGTATTGCGTGCATGACCTTGACATTGGATGGTTTGTTGCTCGCTACTGCCAGTACAAAGGGCACGCTGATTAGAATCTTCAATACCATGGACGGAACTCGTTTGCAAGAG GTACGAAGAGGAGTGGACAGAGCAGATATTTATAGCATTGCACTTTCACCAAACGTGCAGTGGCTGGCAGTATCAAGCGACAAGGGGACTGTTCACATTTTCTCTCTTAGAGTTAGGGTAGTTGGGGAGGATTCTCATTCCACTGAAAATGCTGCTCTCCTGACACAACAAACTTATTCTAATTCTCTGCAAGGCCTTGTTTCTCCAACCACTG AGTTGCTTTTGGAACAAAGGAAGACACCAAATCATTGTTGA
- the LOC104699358 gene encoding glutathione S-transferase T3-like: protein MDSNNPFFQSSSYFNLLNSQEEGGLNDNFHWESYPPSGQSSQPSPHSSQPSPHSSQPSPHSSQETPKERKERKTWTPADDEVLISAWLNTSKDPIVANQQKGGSFWSRIQKYYCDTPHARNGGEQMLVTHCKQRWHKINDHTNKFCAAFAAAERQNSSGHSENDIMKNAHDIYFAAHNKRFNLEHCWFRLRFEQKFLSLNTINTTPAQPATKRKQAXERERERERERCF from the coding sequence ATGGATTCTAATAATCCCTTCtttcagtcttcttcttacttcaACTTGCTTAACAGTCAAGAAGAAGGTGGTTTAAATGATAACTTTCATTGGGAAAGTTATCCACCTTCTGGACAGAGCTCACAACCTTCTCCTCACAGCTCCCAACCTTCTCCTCACAGCTCCCAACCTTCTCCTCACAGCTCGCAAGAAACACCAAAAGAGCGCAAGGAGAGAAAGACATGGACACCTGCTGATGATGAAGTCTTGATCTCCGCATGGCTCAACACTTCAAAAGATCCCATCgttgcaaatcaacaaaagggaGGAAGCTTCTGGAGCAGGATTCAAAAATACTATTGTGACACTCCTCACGCTAGAAACGGTGGGGAACAGATGCTGGTGACACATTGCAAGCAGCGTTGGCACAAGATAAATGACCATACTAACAAGTTCTGTGCCGCATTCGCAGCTGCGGAGAGACAGAACAGCTCTGGTCATTCTGAAAATGATATCATGAAGAATGCACATGATATCTACTTCGCTGCCCATAACAAGAGATTCAACCTTGAACATTGTTGGTTTCGTTTAAGGTTTGAGCAGAAATTTCTATCCCTTAACACTATTAACACGACCCCAGCTCAGCCTgcaacaaagaggaaacaagCTNgagagagagagagagagagagagagagagagatgcttCTAG
- the LOC104792948 gene encoding stomatal closure-related actin-binding protein 2 isoform X2, with protein sequence MTKTVCPKKTEEKRVVCEGALVEPISADVSFAFNHFPSYKLGPDDQIVDEPEDDSKGLSVKDVVDKEIGDLSDQQKQLSVRDLACKFDKNLAAASKLVDEANLNEVTSLEGHVMLKKLRDALETVRGRMDGRNREEVEKAISMVEALAVKLTQNEGELIQDKFEVKKLASFLKKASEDAKKLVNQEKSFACAEIDSARALVMRLGGTFEEQELCSKASREQGPNVEKLVEEVQEARRIKRMHKPTKVIGMQHELYDLKSQIREKSAYSVKLQREIAIIKRAEGSKSCPYVLDGAQSLGSCLRIRTSSDSGVDISKCSIQWYRAASESSRREAISGANCSVYAPEPFDVGRVIQADILLNGQKFTVTTDGPINTAAGLQSRVESLLRKSNSEFTVVISQMNGQDHASRSHVFTVGKARIKLSRGWITKAREIYSTSMQLCGVRGNANLPAKALFWQLRKGITFLLTFESEQERNAAIVLARKYADDCNVTLVGPDD encoded by the exons ATGACTAAAACAGTATGTCCAAAAAAgacagaagagaagagagtggtGTGTGAAGGAGCATTGGTTGAACCGATTTCAGCAGATGTGAGCTTTGCTTTTAATCATTTTCCATCATACAAGTTAGGACCTGATGATCAGATTGTTGATGAACCCGAGGATGATTCAAAAGGTCTGTCTGTGAAAGATGTCGTCGATAAGGAGATCGGTGATTTGTCAGATCAGCAAAAGCAGCTTTCTGTTCGTGACCTCGCTTGCAAATTCGACAAGAACTTAGCTGCAGCTTCTAAATTAGTTGACGAG GCAAATTTAAATGAGGTGACTTCTTTGGAAGGACATGTTATGCTAAAGAAACTTAGGGATGCTTTAGAAACAGTGAGAGGTCGGATGGATGGGCGTAACAGGGAAGAAGTTGAAAAAGCTATCTCCATG GTTGAGGCTCTAGCCGTTAAGTTAACTCAGAATGAAGGTGAACTAATTCAAGATAAGTTTGAAGTGAAGAAACTGGCAAGCTTCCTCAAGAAG GCTTCAGAGGATGCAAAGAAGTTAGTAAACCAAGAAAAGTCATTTGCTTGTGCTGAAATAGATAGTGCACGGGCTCTTGTGATGAGACTTGGAGGTACATTTGAAGAACAAGAGCTTTGTTCTAAAGCTTCTCGAGAGCAGGGACCG AATGTGGAGAAATTAGTTGAGGAGGTTCAGGAGGCTAGACGAATCAAACGGATGCATAAACCAACCAAG GTGATTGGTATGCAACACGAACTTTATGATTTAAAGAGTCAAATTCGAGAGAAGTCTGCATATTCTGTGAAGCTTCAACGAGag ATAGCAATAATAAAGAGAGCTGAGGGGTCCAAGTCTTGTCCATATGTTCTGGATGGTGCACAAAGTCTTGGCTCATGCCTAAGAATCCGTACCTCCTCAGACAGTGGTGTAGATATTTCCAAATGTTCAATCCAGTGGTACCGTGCAGCATCTGAGTCTAGTCGAAGAGAAGCTATATCTG GTGCCAACTGCTCAGTATATGCTCCAGAACCATTCGATGTAGGGCGAGTAATACAAGCAGATATTCTTTTAAACGGTCAGAAATTCACAGTTACAACCGACGGTCCAATTAATACTG CTGCTGGCTTGCAGTCACGCGTTGAATCACTCCTGCGCAAATCTAACAGTGAATTCACT GTTGTTATATCACAGATGAATGGACAAGACCATGCATCAAGATCCCATGTGTTTACTGTTGGAAAGGCGAGGATAAAGCTGTCCCGAGGATGGATCACAAAGGCCAGAGAAATATATTCAACATCCATGCAG CTCTGTGGAGTGAGAGGCAATGCTAATCTTCCTGCAAAGGCATTGTTCTGGCAACTAAGAAAGGGTATAACTTTCTTACTAACTTTCGAGTCAGAGCAAGAACGTAATGCAGCCATTGTTCTTGCCCGGAAATACGCAGATGATTGCAAT GTCACTCTGGTTGGACCAGATGATTGA
- the LOC104792944 gene encoding uncharacterized protein LOC104792944 has translation MVKASDFKAIQGLIRLHYTRVNPVTITRSNPSALSSPAIPSNGVSQLQSRFSFHSLSSKPTYTNVGLSQILSSPKLSPKLQALGLPRLNLSFASAFRLVSTKSTGFRKVDGNFARKVVEKPVKAVSSTFARYREAIGLHIDGFWKKNSLFVFGAGGVFVCIFLWRIMFGIASTFVGLSEGMAKYGFLALSSAIVAFSGLYLRARFTINPDKVYRMTMRKINTAAEILEVMGAPLSGSDLRAYVMSGGGLTFKKFKPTIRSKRCFLLFPVQGSERKGLVSVEVKKKKGQYDMKLLAVDIPMASGPDQRLFLIGDEEEYRVGGGLISVLRDPVVKAMAATKEFDNLDRIEEEEDAERELQEAERKHREEIEKLEKEGS, from the exons ATGGTGAAAGCATCGGACTTTAAAGCAATTCAAGGGTTAATTCGATTGCATTACACACGGGTCAACCCTGTCACCATTACCCGCTCAAACCCATCGGCTTTGTCTTCTCCAGCTATTCCCTCGAATGGTGTTTCCCAGCTTCAGTCTAGGTTTAGCTTCCATAGCTTATCCTCGAAACCCACTTATACAAACGTAGGGTTATCTCAGATTCTGTCCTCTCCTAAGCTCAGTCCAAAGCTGCAGGCTTTGGGTTTGCCTCGTTTGAATTTGAGTTTTGCATCGGCGTTTAGATTGGTATCCACTAAGAGCACTGGATTCCGAAAGGTTGATGGGAATTTTGCGAGGAAGGTTGTTGAGAAGCCTGTTAAAGCTGTTAGTTCTACTTTTGCTAGATACCGTGAGGCTATAGGGTTGCACATTGATGGGTTTTGGAAAAAGAATAGTCTTTTTGTGTTTGGAGCTGGAGGGGTTTTCGTGTGTATTTTTCTTTGGAGGATTATGTTTGGAATTGCTAGTACATTTGTTGGCCTCTCAGAGGGCATGGCCAAGTATGGGTTTCTAGCACTCTCCTCTGCCATCGTAGCATTTTCT GGACTATACCTACGCGCAAGGTTCACAATTAACCCCGATAAAGTTTATAGAATGACCATGAGGAAGATCAATACGGCAGCTGAAATTCTTGAAGTTATGGGTGCTCCTCTGTCAGGATCAGATTTACGAGCTTATGTGATGTCAGGTGGTGGCTTAACATTTAAGAAATTCAAGCCAACAATAAGGAGCAAGCGCTGCTTTCTCCTATTCCCCGTTCAGGGTTCTGAGAGAAAGGGTCTTGTTAGCGTTgaagttaagaagaagaaaggccaG TATGACATGAAGCTTTTGGCGGTAGATATTCCAATGGCGTCTGGTCCAGACCAACGGTTATTTCTTATAGGCGATGAAGAAGAGTACAGAGTTGGTGGTGGTTTAATCTCTGTGTTAAGAGACCCTGTTGTGAAAGCCATGGCAGCAACTAAGGAGTTCGATAATCTTGATAGaattgaggaggaagaagacgctGAAAGAGAACTTCAAGAAGCCGAACGAAAGCACCGTGAAGAGATCGAGAAGCTCGAGAAAGAGGGCtcataa
- the LOC104792943 gene encoding thioredoxin-like protein CXXS2 — protein MGNHCTRTPCCRKVWSCICCCSRKNKTQAWSQKGSGFIKGKVHPVSRIEKWEEKMTEAKRNGNILVVNFKASWCLPCKKLAPIYHELASTYTSMIFVTIDVEELAEFSNEWNVEATPTVVFLKDGRQMDKLVGGDAAELQKKTAAVADLLLRQS, from the exons ATGGGGAATCATTGTACAAGAACTCCTTGTTGTAGAAAG GTGTGGTCATGTATATGCTGTTGCAGTAGAAAGAACAAGACTCAAGCTTGGAGCCAAAAAGGGTCCGGATTTATAAAAGGGAAGGTCCATCCCGTAAGTAGAATCGAGAAGTGGGAGGAGAAGATGACAGAAGCTAAAAGGAATGGCAAcatt CTCGTAGTGAATTTCAAGGCTTCATGGTGTTTACCTTGTAAAAAGCTAGCACCAATATACCATGAGCTTGCTTCCACATACACATCAATGATATTTGTCACTATAGACGTCGAAGAGCTCGCT GAGTTTAGTAATGAATGGAACGTGGAAGCAACTCCAACAGTAGTGTTCCTCAAGGATGGGAGGCAAATGGATAAACTTGTAGGTGGCGATGCTGCAGAGCTTCAGAAGAAAACTGCAGCAGTTGCAGATCTCCTTCTCAGACAATCTTAA
- the LOC104699357 gene encoding thioredoxin-like protein CXXS2, translating into MKQLVVNFKASWCLPCKKLAPIYHELASTYTSMIFVTIDVEELAEFSNEWNVEATPTVVFLKDGRQMDKLVGGDAAELQKKTAAAADLLLRQS; encoded by the exons ATGAAACAGCTCGTAGTGAATTTCAAGGCTTCATGGTGTTTACCTTGTAAAAAGCTAGCACCAATATATCATGAGCTTGCTTCCACATACACATCAATGATATTTGTCACTATAGACGTCGAAGAGCTCGCT GAGTTTAGTAATGAATGGAACGTGGAAGCAACTCCAACAGTAGTGTTCCTCAAGGATGGGAGGCAAATGGATAAACTTGTAGGTGGCGATGCTGCAGAGCTTCAGAAGAAAACTGCAGCAGCTGCAGATCTCCTTCTCAGACAATCTTAA
- the LOC104792947 gene encoding autophagy-related protein 18c-like isoform X2: MSSTVSNPQGVLQPGGYGGHDSRSNSTSGSFVGPDSESNENEEAELVSVSWNQDSSCFAAGTSHGFRIYNCEPFKETFRRELKNGGFKIVEMLFRSNILALVGGGPKSQYPSNKVLIWDDHQSRCISEFAFRSEIRSVKLRRDRIVVVLEHKIYVYNFMDLRLLHQIETQANPRGLCCLSHHSNTSVLACPGLHRGEIRVEHFGLNMVQIINAHDSSIACMTLTLDGLLLATASTKGTLIRIFNTMDGTRLQEVRRGVDRADIYSIALSPNVQWLAVSSDKGTVHIFSLRVRVVGEDSHSTENAALLTQQTYSNSLQGLVSPTTGTNPGSSLSFMRGVLPKYFSSEWSYAQFHVSEVTQFFAAFGSHNTVAIIGMDGSFYRCSFDPVNGGEMGQLEYFHFLKTDNRTQ; this comes from the exons ATGAGTTCAACTGTTTCGAATCCCCAAGGGGTTCTGCAACCGGGTGGTTATGGTGGTCATGACTCCAGAAGTAACAGCACTTCTGGCTCTTTTGTGGGTCCGGATTCAGAATCTAATGAAAACGAAGAAGCGGAGTTGGTTTCTGTCTCTTGGAACCAGGATTCAAGTTGTTTTGCTGCTGGAACAAGTCATGGTTTTCGTATTTATAACTGTGAGCCTTTCAAGGAAACTTTTAGGCGTGAGCTGAAGAATGGCGGGTTTAAAATTGTGGAGATGCTTTTCCGAAGCAATATATTGGCGCTTGTTGGTGGTGGACCTAAGTCTCAGTACCCTTCAAACAAAGTACTGATTTGGGATGATCATCAGAGCCGCTGCATCAGTGAATTTGCATTTCGGTCTGAGATTCGTTCGGTGAAACTAAGAAGGGATCGGAtcgttgttgttcttgaacatAAGATATATGTTTACAATTTTATGGACCTAAGACTTCTTCATCAGATTGAAACTCAAGCAAATCCAAGAGGTTTATGTTGCCTTTCTCATCATTCAAATACATCTGTGCTGGCTTGCCCTGGTCTTCATCGAGGAGAGATTCGAGTTGAACATTTTGGGCTTAACATGGTGCAAATCATAAATGCTCATGATTCCAGTATTGCGTGCATGACCTTGACATTGGATGGTTTGTTGCTCGCTACTGCCAGTACAAAGGGCACGCTGATTAGAATCTTCAATACCATGGACGGAACTCGTTTGCAAGAG GTACGAAGAGGAGTGGACAGAGCAGATATTTATAGCATTGCACTTTCACCAAACGTGCAGTGGCTGGCAGTATCAAGCGACAAGGGGACTGTTCACATTTTCTCTCTTAGAGTTAGGGTAGTTGGGGAGGATTCTCATTCCACTGAAAATGCTGCTCTCCTGACACAACAAACTTATTCTAATTCTCTGCAAGGCCTTGTTTCTCCAACCACTGGTACCAATCCTGGTTCGTCTTTATCGTTTATGAGAG GTGTTCTGCCAAAGTATTTCAGCTCGGAATGGTCATATGCACAGTTCCATGTATCAGAAGTCACACAGTTCTTTGCAGCGTTTGGCAGTCACAACACGGTTGCTATTATCGGGATGGATGGAAG TTTCTACAGATGCAGCTTTGATCCGGTGAACGGGGGAGAGATGGGACAGCTAGAGTATTTCCACTTTCTAAAGACGGATAACCGCACCCAATAA
- the LOC104792947 gene encoding autophagy-related protein 18c-like isoform X1, which translates to MWCSIVKDRIRMSSTVSNPQGVLQPGGYGGHDSRSNSTSGSFVGPDSESNENEEAELVSVSWNQDSSCFAAGTSHGFRIYNCEPFKETFRRELKNGGFKIVEMLFRSNILALVGGGPKSQYPSNKVLIWDDHQSRCISEFAFRSEIRSVKLRRDRIVVVLEHKIYVYNFMDLRLLHQIETQANPRGLCCLSHHSNTSVLACPGLHRGEIRVEHFGLNMVQIINAHDSSIACMTLTLDGLLLATASTKGTLIRIFNTMDGTRLQEVRRGVDRADIYSIALSPNVQWLAVSSDKGTVHIFSLRVRVVGEDSHSTENAALLTQQTYSNSLQGLVSPTTGTNPGSSLSFMRGVLPKYFSSEWSYAQFHVSEVTQFFAAFGSHNTVAIIGMDGSFYRCSFDPVNGGEMGQLEYFHFLKTDNRTQ; encoded by the exons ATGTGGTGTAGTATTGTAAAGGATCGAATAAGAATGAGTTCAACTGTTTCGAATCCCCAAGGGGTTCTGCAACCGGGTGGTTATGGTGGTCATGACTCCAGAAGTAACAGCACTTCTGGCTCTTTTGTGGGTCCGGATTCAGAATCTAATGAAAACGAAGAAGCGGAGTTGGTTTCTGTCTCTTGGAACCAGGATTCAAGTTGTTTTGCTGCTGGAACAAGTCATGGTTTTCGTATTTATAACTGTGAGCCTTTCAAGGAAACTTTTAGGCGTGAGCTGAAGAATGGCGGGTTTAAAATTGTGGAGATGCTTTTCCGAAGCAATATATTGGCGCTTGTTGGTGGTGGACCTAAGTCTCAGTACCCTTCAAACAAAGTACTGATTTGGGATGATCATCAGAGCCGCTGCATCAGTGAATTTGCATTTCGGTCTGAGATTCGTTCGGTGAAACTAAGAAGGGATCGGAtcgttgttgttcttgaacatAAGATATATGTTTACAATTTTATGGACCTAAGACTTCTTCATCAGATTGAAACTCAAGCAAATCCAAGAGGTTTATGTTGCCTTTCTCATCATTCAAATACATCTGTGCTGGCTTGCCCTGGTCTTCATCGAGGAGAGATTCGAGTTGAACATTTTGGGCTTAACATGGTGCAAATCATAAATGCTCATGATTCCAGTATTGCGTGCATGACCTTGACATTGGATGGTTTGTTGCTCGCTACTGCCAGTACAAAGGGCACGCTGATTAGAATCTTCAATACCATGGACGGAACTCGTTTGCAAGAG GTACGAAGAGGAGTGGACAGAGCAGATATTTATAGCATTGCACTTTCACCAAACGTGCAGTGGCTGGCAGTATCAAGCGACAAGGGGACTGTTCACATTTTCTCTCTTAGAGTTAGGGTAGTTGGGGAGGATTCTCATTCCACTGAAAATGCTGCTCTCCTGACACAACAAACTTATTCTAATTCTCTGCAAGGCCTTGTTTCTCCAACCACTGGTACCAATCCTGGTTCGTCTTTATCGTTTATGAGAG GTGTTCTGCCAAAGTATTTCAGCTCGGAATGGTCATATGCACAGTTCCATGTATCAGAAGTCACACAGTTCTTTGCAGCGTTTGGCAGTCACAACACGGTTGCTATTATCGGGATGGATGGAAG TTTCTACAGATGCAGCTTTGATCCGGTGAACGGGGGAGAGATGGGACAGCTAGAGTATTTCCACTTTCTAAAGACGGATAACCGCACCCAATAA
- the LOC104792942 gene encoding probable RNA-binding protein EIF1AD codes for MNRGRRNLKQAASEQDFTLEECQSIAQVVSLRGSNQIEIMDAKGENSLALFPAKFRESMWIRRGSFVVIDHTGKEKAQESGSKVTSIVCKVLFFEQVRLLQKSPEWPEVFKDTKPIPADESSQTPIPEQEDDGEDDSSDDDDGMPPLEANTNRLRPFGVKCDAETDSGSDSDS; via the exons atgaacagaggaagaaggaatctGAAACAAGCGGCGTCAGAGCAGGATTTCACGCTTGAGGAATGTCAAAGCATTGCCCAAGTCGTCTCTCTCAGAGGTTCCAATCAAATTGAG ATAATGGATGCAAAAGGAGAGAACTCATTAGCATTGTTTCCAGCCAAGTTTCGTGAGAGCATGTGGATCAGACGAG GAAGCTTTGTAGTGATTGACCATACAGGCAAGGAAAAGGCGCAAGAGTCTGGTAGCAAAGTTACATCTATTGTGTGTAAAGTTCTCTTCTTTGAGCAAGTCCGTCTCCTTCAAAAGTCCCCGGAATG GCCGGAAGTCTTCAAAGATACTAAACCAATTCCAGCTGATGAAAGCTCTCAGACACCTATTCCAGAgcaagaagatgatggtgaagatgattcaagtgatgatgatgatggcatGCCCCCATTGGAAGCAAACACAAACAGATTGAGACCGTTTGGAGTGAAATGTGACGCAGAAACAGATTCAGGGTCAGATTCTGATTCATAG
- the LOC104792948 gene encoding stomatal closure-related actin-binding protein 2 isoform X1 has translation MMMAWKKEREKREERRREMMISQASCLWEERLKNQKTNNNKDKIVTMTKTVCPKKTEEKRVVCEGALVEPISADVSFAFNHFPSYKLGPDDQIVDEPEDDSKGLSVKDVVDKEIGDLSDQQKQLSVRDLACKFDKNLAAASKLVDEANLNEVTSLEGHVMLKKLRDALETVRGRMDGRNREEVEKAISMVEALAVKLTQNEGELIQDKFEVKKLASFLKKASEDAKKLVNQEKSFACAEIDSARALVMRLGGTFEEQELCSKASREQGPNVEKLVEEVQEARRIKRMHKPTKVIGMQHELYDLKSQIREKSAYSVKLQREIAIIKRAEGSKSCPYVLDGAQSLGSCLRIRTSSDSGVDISKCSIQWYRAASESSRREAISGANCSVYAPEPFDVGRVIQADILLNGQKFTVTTDGPINTAAGLQSRVESLLRKSNSEFTVVISQMNGQDHASRSHVFTVGKARIKLSRGWITKAREIYSTSMQLCGVRGNANLPAKALFWQLRKGITFLLTFESEQERNAAIVLARKYADDCNVTLVGPDD, from the exons ATGATGATGGcgtggaagaaagaaagagaaaaaagagaagagagaagaagagaaatgatgatcAGTCAAGCGAGCTGTCTTTGGGAAGAGAGACTAAAGAATCAGaagactaataataataaag ACAAGATCGTGACAATGACTAAAACAGTATGTCCAAAAAAgacagaagagaagagagtggtGTGTGAAGGAGCATTGGTTGAACCGATTTCAGCAGATGTGAGCTTTGCTTTTAATCATTTTCCATCATACAAGTTAGGACCTGATGATCAGATTGTTGATGAACCCGAGGATGATTCAAAAGGTCTGTCTGTGAAAGATGTCGTCGATAAGGAGATCGGTGATTTGTCAGATCAGCAAAAGCAGCTTTCTGTTCGTGACCTCGCTTGCAAATTCGACAAGAACTTAGCTGCAGCTTCTAAATTAGTTGACGAG GCAAATTTAAATGAGGTGACTTCTTTGGAAGGACATGTTATGCTAAAGAAACTTAGGGATGCTTTAGAAACAGTGAGAGGTCGGATGGATGGGCGTAACAGGGAAGAAGTTGAAAAAGCTATCTCCATG GTTGAGGCTCTAGCCGTTAAGTTAACTCAGAATGAAGGTGAACTAATTCAAGATAAGTTTGAAGTGAAGAAACTGGCAAGCTTCCTCAAGAAG GCTTCAGAGGATGCAAAGAAGTTAGTAAACCAAGAAAAGTCATTTGCTTGTGCTGAAATAGATAGTGCACGGGCTCTTGTGATGAGACTTGGAGGTACATTTGAAGAACAAGAGCTTTGTTCTAAAGCTTCTCGAGAGCAGGGACCG AATGTGGAGAAATTAGTTGAGGAGGTTCAGGAGGCTAGACGAATCAAACGGATGCATAAACCAACCAAG GTGATTGGTATGCAACACGAACTTTATGATTTAAAGAGTCAAATTCGAGAGAAGTCTGCATATTCTGTGAAGCTTCAACGAGag ATAGCAATAATAAAGAGAGCTGAGGGGTCCAAGTCTTGTCCATATGTTCTGGATGGTGCACAAAGTCTTGGCTCATGCCTAAGAATCCGTACCTCCTCAGACAGTGGTGTAGATATTTCCAAATGTTCAATCCAGTGGTACCGTGCAGCATCTGAGTCTAGTCGAAGAGAAGCTATATCTG GTGCCAACTGCTCAGTATATGCTCCAGAACCATTCGATGTAGGGCGAGTAATACAAGCAGATATTCTTTTAAACGGTCAGAAATTCACAGTTACAACCGACGGTCCAATTAATACTG CTGCTGGCTTGCAGTCACGCGTTGAATCACTCCTGCGCAAATCTAACAGTGAATTCACT GTTGTTATATCACAGATGAATGGACAAGACCATGCATCAAGATCCCATGTGTTTACTGTTGGAAAGGCGAGGATAAAGCTGTCCCGAGGATGGATCACAAAGGCCAGAGAAATATATTCAACATCCATGCAG CTCTGTGGAGTGAGAGGCAATGCTAATCTTCCTGCAAAGGCATTGTTCTGGCAACTAAGAAAGGGTATAACTTTCTTACTAACTTTCGAGTCAGAGCAAGAACGTAATGCAGCCATTGTTCTTGCCCGGAAATACGCAGATGATTGCAAT GTCACTCTGGTTGGACCAGATGATTGA